One Deltaproteobacteria bacterium genomic window carries:
- a CDS encoding LysE family translocator: MTLQAWAFFCMTELLLCLNPGPSCLLVVSLGMTRGQAAGIAASAGVLAANAVYFGLSATGLAAVHTISAEAFVVIKWFGAAYLIWLGVRMIVRSFARPASVRVQPASTSTGRAFWQGFVTQGANPNLIVYFTAILPQFIDPKGPLAPQVAILAFSSFAIEFVVLSAYSALSHRAGRRVAPRFRLLIERVGGGLLIGAAAGLATLRRE, encoded by the coding sequence ATGACACTTCAAGCGTGGGCCTTCTTCTGCATGACCGAGCTGCTCCTCTGCCTCAACCCGGGACCATCCTGTCTGCTTGTCGTCTCGCTCGGGATGACGCGCGGCCAAGCCGCCGGGATTGCGGCGAGCGCCGGGGTCCTCGCAGCGAACGCGGTCTACTTCGGTCTTTCGGCGACCGGGTTGGCAGCCGTTCACACGATTTCCGCAGAGGCGTTTGTCGTCATCAAGTGGTTCGGTGCGGCTTACCTGATCTGGCTCGGTGTGCGAATGATCGTTCGATCCTTCGCGCGGCCAGCAAGCGTACGGGTCCAACCCGCATCTACTTCTACCGGGCGCGCCTTCTGGCAAGGCTTCGTCACCCAGGGAGCAAACCCGAATCTCATCGTCTACTTCACCGCGATTCTACCCCAGTTCATCGATCCGAAGGGGCCGCTTGCGCCACAGGTCGCAATCCTCGCCTTCAGTTCCTTCGCAATCGAGTTTGTGGTGCTGTCGGCGTATTCTGCGCTCTCTCACCGCGCGGGCCGTCGGGTCGCGCCGCGGTTTCGCTTGCTGATCGAACGCGTCGGCGGTGGCCTTCTCATCGGCGCGGCAGCCGGGCTGGCGACATTGCGGCGCGAATGA
- a CDS encoding SGNH/GDSL hydrolase family protein, with protein sequence MQHILVYADSVTWGIIPNTRRRLPFEARWPGVMEEGLRGAGHLVRVIEDCLNGRRTAWDDPYKPGRNGLLGLEQRIEINSPLALVILMLGTNDFQSMHEHTAWHSAQGIAALVDAVRRAPIEPGMPAPPILVVAPPAIHNPKGPIAPKFEGAEQKCAGLAAAYQQVARERGCEFFNAAQVTTSSRVDGVHLDADQHASLGRALVGVVAPLLAKG encoded by the coding sequence ATGCAGCACATTCTCGTCTACGCAGATTCCGTCACGTGGGGGATCATCCCGAACACACGTCGGCGGTTGCCCTTCGAAGCGCGTTGGCCCGGTGTCATGGAGGAAGGCCTCCGTGGCGCCGGACATCTGGTTCGAGTCATCGAAGACTGCCTCAACGGTCGGCGCACAGCTTGGGACGATCCGTACAAGCCGGGCCGCAATGGCTTGCTTGGCCTGGAACAACGAATCGAGATCAACTCGCCCTTGGCACTCGTCATCCTGATGCTCGGCACCAACGACTTCCAGTCGATGCACGAGCACACCGCGTGGCATTCCGCCCAAGGCATCGCCGCCCTCGTCGATGCGGTTCGCAGAGCGCCGATCGAGCCCGGAATGCCGGCACCGCCAATCCTCGTCGTTGCACCGCCCGCTATCCACAATCCGAAGGGACCCATTGCTCCTAAGTTCGAAGGCGCTGAACAAAAGTGCGCGGGGCTTGCTGCAGCCTACCAACAGGTCGCGCGCGAGCGCGGTTGCGAATTCTTCAACGCCGCGCAGGTGACGACATCGAGCCGCGTCGATGGCGTGCACCTCGATGCG